In Rattus rattus isolate New Zealand chromosome 9, Rrattus_CSIRO_v1, whole genome shotgun sequence, a genomic segment contains:
- the Dlx4 gene encoding homeobox protein DLX-4 yields MTSLPCPLPGLGASNVVFPDLAPASSVVAAYQLGLSPGTAASPDLSFSQHYGHLLSYSYPGPATPGDSYLSSQQQSAAPSRPFHQPTEHPQELEAESEKLALSLEPSQPSLTRKLRKPRTIYSSLQLQHLNQRFQHTQYLALPERAQLAAQLGLTQTQVKIWFQNKRSKYKKLLKQSSGELEEDFSGRPPSLFPHSLTLPSIWDLPKAGTLPTSGYDNSFGAWYQHHSPDVLALPQRM; encoded by the exons ATGACCTCTTTACCCTGTCCCCTTCCTGGCCTTGGTGCCTCCAACGTTGTCTTCCCGGACCTCGCCCCCGCCTCGTCGGTAGTGGCTGCTTACCAGCTTGGACTATCCCCCGGAACCGCAGCTTCCCCCGATTTGTCCTTCTCCCAGCACTATGGCCACCTCCTGTCCTATTCCTACCCTGGGCCAGCAACCCCAGGAGACTCCTACCTGTCCAGCCAGCAACAATCCGCGGCGCCGTCTCGGCCCTTTCACCAGCCGACTGAACACCCTCAGGAACTCGAAGCAG AGTCAGAGAAACTGGCACTGTCCCTGGAACCCTCCCAGCCGTCCCTGACCAGGAAGCTGCGCAAGCCTAGAACCATCTACTCCAGCCTGCAGCTGCAACACCTGAACCAGCGTTTCCAGCATACCCAGTACCTGGCCCTGCCCGAGAGAGCTCAGCTGGCAGCGCAGCTTGGACTCACCCAAACCCAG GTAAAGATCTGGTTTCAGAACAAACGCTCCAAATATAAGAAGCTCCTGAAACAGAGCTCTGGGGAACTGGAAGAGGACTTCTCTGGGAGACCCCCCTCCCTGTTTCCCCACTCTCTAACCCTCCCATCCATCTGGGATCTACCCAAGGCAGGCACCCTGCCTACCAGTGGCTATGACAACagctttggtgcctggtatcagCATCATTCCCCAGATGTGCTGGCGCTGCCTCAGAGGATGTGA